A window of the Candidatus Kryptoniota bacterium genome harbors these coding sequences:
- a CDS encoding thymidine kinase, translating to MHYAPRDTGWIEVICGCMFSGKTEELIRRLRRAEIARQNVAIFKPRIDKRYSDDHIVSHSDDRLKSIVVDSALDVPFLAKDAQVIGIDEGQFFGMELVQVCESLASAGKRVIVAGLDQDFRGKPFEPIPQLLSVAEYITKTLAICVICGNPADRTQRKTQQGERVLVGAKDIYEARCRKCFVVPE from the coding sequence ATACACTATGCTCCGCGGGACACCGGCTGGATCGAGGTGATCTGTGGATGCATGTTCAGCGGAAAGACTGAGGAGCTGATACGCCGACTGAGGCGCGCCGAAATCGCAAGACAGAATGTGGCGATATTCAAACCCCGAATCGATAAGCGCTACAGTGACGACCATATTGTATCCCACAGCGATGACCGGCTGAAATCGATTGTCGTCGATTCGGCACTAGATGTCCCTTTCCTCGCGAAAGACGCGCAAGTGATCGGAATCGATGAAGGGCAGTTTTTCGGGATGGAGCTCGTTCAGGTGTGCGAATCTCTTGCATCCGCGGGAAAAAGAGTAATCGTCGCGGGGCTTGACCAGGACTTCCGCGGCAAGCCTTTCGAACCGATTCCCCAACTTCTCTCTGTCGCCGAGTATATCACAAAAACTCTCGCCATCTGCGTCATATGTGGCAACCCCGCCGACAGGACGCAGCGCAAAACTCAGCAGGGCGAACGCGTGTTGGTGGGTGCGAAGGATATTTATGAAGCGAGATGCAGAAAGTGTTTCGTGGTTCCGGAGTAG
- the cdd gene encoding cytidine deaminase gives MPKKSSTPVSELIAIANEAKENSEAKFSHFRVGAAIEAEGGTIYPAFNIESSSYGLSMCAERIAVWNAINAGESKFTRIAIVSDAKDFCTPCGACRQVLFELAGDVEVLMTNKKGEIRKTKLSTLLPDAFTSNTLFNTGEDQVGRGD, from the coding sequence ATGCCGAAAAAATCCAGTACGCCTGTATCCGAGCTTATCGCGATTGCAAACGAAGCGAAGGAAAACTCGGAGGCAAAGTTCTCACATTTTCGGGTCGGGGCGGCAATCGAGGCGGAGGGCGGAACAATCTACCCTGCTTTCAATATCGAATCGAGTAGTTACGGCTTATCCATGTGCGCCGAACGGATCGCGGTGTGGAATGCTATCAACGCCGGCGAATCTAAATTCACCAGAATTGCCATCGTCTCGGACGCGAAGGATTTCTGCACTCCATGCGGAGCATGCCGACAGGTTTTGTTCGAACTGGCAGGGGACGTTGAAGTCTTGATGACGAACAAGAAGGGCGAGATAAGAAAAACGAAATTGTCGACTCTCTTGCCTGATGCATTCACATCTAACACGCTTTTCAATACGGGAGAAGACCAAGTTGGGCGAGGAGATTAG